The following nucleotide sequence is from Flavimarina sp. Hel_I_48.
AGGGATACAATATCCAACTGGTTTTATTCGGCGCGTTTTAGTTTCAACACGCAATTTACTAACGGTTATAATTATCCCAATACAGAAAGCACCATATCACAATTCATGGCCCCCGCGTATATCTTCACCGGGGTAGGTTTTGAGTACGGTAAGCGTATTGAGAATCTTTCATTGTATGCATCGCCACTTACTTATAGATCCACTTTCGTACTTGATCAGGAGCTTGCAAACCGTGGTGCTTTCGGGGTAACCGAGGCAATTCGGGATGCTGACGGCACGATCATAAAGGAGGGTGAAAATGTGCGTAGTGAATTGGGTATTCTTTTATCTGGGTCCTATAGTACAGATATTATGGAAAATGTGCGCCTTATCAACGACCTGCGACTTTATACAGATTACCTTAACAGTTTTGGGAATGTGGATGTGGACTGGGAACTCAACTTCAATTTTAAGGTCAACACCTTTGTAGTGGCAAAATTAGGTTCCCATCTTAAGTATGATAATGATATCAAGCTCAGTGAGACCAACGCTGACGGTAAAGAAGAAGTGTTGGGAGCGCGTACACAATGGAAACAACAACTAGGTGTAGGTGTTATAGTAGACTTCTAAGTATACAAAACCTGACGAGAATAAAGTTTATTTTCTTCCTTATTCTATTTTTCTAAACAAAATCAACTATCATCAAGGTGAAGATGTTGCCATTTCAATATGCTCAATTATTATAGCCTCAGAAATCACTAAGATTTATTTAAGAGGAAAAAGCCAATTAGTTAAAAATATTTTGATTATTTTTGAATTTCACAGATGAAATGCATAAAATATCGTCAAAATGCAATTACGAATAATTTCAAAGAAAAATTGGGTATTTACGATTATAGTATCTGTCCTTCTTTTTATTAATCTATCATTCGTTCTTTTTGCTGATTTGCAGAGTAGTAGATTGGCACGATTAGTCACCGTAGCGTTTTTGTTTATTTTTTACCTTTCCAGAAAACAGTATAAGAACTCGTGGGTAAAAGCTGCCTTGATTTTTTTCCTGATTCATGAAATTTTCTTTCAATTTTACGAATACTCCATAGGTTTGAAAGGGTACGTGATCGTAGGCTGCCTTGCATATATGATGGTTATTGTAGAATGTTTCCGTAAATTCAGTATCCGCTTTTTTAATACTTCATTTGTTATTTTAGGTGCACTCCTGCTCATAGTTAATATGTACATGCTTTATTCGGCTATTGAAATACTTAACCTTGTGTTTAGGGATTCCTTAGATATAGCACTTTATTATCTGTATGGCTCTTTCATGATGATCATGGCGGTTATTGCCGTCGCGTACAATACGAAGTACTACAGTACACGGTCTTTACGGTACACGTTACTCGTATTTTGTTTTCTATTTTCTGATGTATCCGCTCTTTTCGCGTATTACTTTGATTTTGAGTTGTGCTATATGTTTTCACTGGTGTTTTTTATTTTAGCACTCTCCATATTTGTTACCTATGGGCTTAATTATGAAATTGAAAGAGAAGAAAACTATCAGTATGAGATGATCCATAGTAACGAGTTCAGGTAACTTAAAATACAAATTACCAGGTTGAAGTAAAAGCCAATTATTGTCCCAACTGTTTCTTTTTACAGCTTAGAATCTATGATTACACGCGTTCTAATTCTTTAAAATTTTTGTTTATGAAGTCTAGTTTAGGGACGATATAGCGCTGGCAGAACGGCGCTTCTTTATTTTTCTCATAGTATTGTCTCAAGCTCATTCGGCTGGGTTCAAATTCACTAAAGGGCAACGCGCGGGTTATTAGTGTGGATTCAAAATTTTTCTGTAGTTCATCGATTATTTTTTCGACTTCCTCAATTTCCGACTTTTCATAGCTATAGACAGCTGATCTGTATTTCTTTCTGAAAGAATGTGCCGATGCGGATGCATGGGTATGCAGGTGAACATATATCAGATCCTTTAGGCTAATTTCGTTGAGATTGTAATGCACCAGGACCCCTTCGGAAAATGAATCGTTTTCATTTGTAGATGCTATATAACCCTGCTCTACATTTATCACGCCTTTCAGGGCATTAAAGACAGCTTCTGTACACCAGTGACAACCGCCTCCCATTCCTACTTTCCCTATATTTCCTTTCATTTTTTGATAGATTAAGCTGTTCTAGTCGTATTGAGGTAACGTTATTATCGTTTTTCGGCACGATATTTTCTGCTTTTGAAATAATAAAAACGGGTATTTTAACCTGAAAACCGGCTTTTTAAGGTATTTATTACGTAAAAAATTGATTGTATATTGATGTTTACGGTATAAATTCTTTTTTATTATATTAAGATGCACTACTAAAAATAGGTATTTATAAACCCTGATTTTGAGTTGAAGTTCTGCTGGTTTGTTCAACTTTATTGATTTGAGGATGAATTCATTCCTTGATTGCAGCAACATGTAATGTTATGAAATCTAGAACGTATTTTAAGAAAAATTCAATGCTCTTTATGGGACTCACCCTGGTGGGCATTTTATACTCTTGCAAAGATAAAGAAGCCGAAAAAACTGCTATAAGCAAGATGGAAGTTTCAGATACTTCAACATTACTGGTAGAGCAACCGGAGGAGATTTTAAAACCTAGCGGGATGGTATGGGTTTCTGGGGTTCACTTTACAATGGGGGCTCAACATGATGATAAACAGGCCCTTCCCAGAGAGAAGCCAGCACATCCCGTGGCTGTTGATGGTTTTTTTATAGATAAAACAGAAGTCACCAATGCAGAATTCAGGGAATTCATAGAAGCAACGGGATATGTGACCCTTGCTGAGGAACCCATAGATTGGGACGAGATTAAATCCCAATTGCCGCCCGGTACCCCACGCCCGGCAGATAGCATACTTCAACCGGGATCCCTCATCTTTAATGATGCGATCGCTGATGTATATGGCATGAGTGATTATTCCCAATGGTGGAAGTGGAAACGTGGTGCCAACTGGCGCCATCCATCTGGGCCGCATTCTTCCATAGAAGGAAAAGATGATCATCCAGTTGTTCACATTGCCTACCGGGATGCACTTGCTTTTTGCGAATGGGCAAATCGCGGGTTACCGTCTGAGGCACAATGGGAGGCCGCGGCTCATGGTAAATTGAATGGTGGAATCTACACCTGGGGAAATGATACTCAAATGATCAATGATAAAGCGAATATTTGGCAGGGCGAATTCCCCGTAAAAAATCTGGCTTCAGATGGATTTGATGGGATAGCTCCTACGGCATCATTTTCTTCTAATTCGCTGGGAATTTATGATATGGCAGGCAATGTATGGGAATGGACGCAAGATTGGTTTGATGTAAATTATTATGTCAGGGCATTAGGGAAAGGTGAACTTAGAAATCCCAAAGGACCGTCTAAATCATATAATCCCGAATCTCCTTATAGTCGGGAGAGGGTAATCAAAGGAGGTTCCTTTTTATGCTCCGCTTCCTATTGCAGTAGTTACCGTATTTCGGCCAGGATGGGAAATACTATGGATTCTGCTACTGATCATACAGGTTTTAGGACCGTGGCAACGGTAGAAATGCTTACGGACTAAGTCGGTTTTTACGCTTCCGCAGTACTTTTTTTCTTCTGGAATATTATCAAGATTAAACGTAGTAAGAAATAATTTTTAATTCTTTCAATAGCATAGATCTAATCATCCCAATAAAATCTACCCATTTTCGATCAAAAATGATCAAAAACAACCAATAAATTGACTCTAAACCTATTTAATTGGGTTTTCTAAAATTTGACGGAAACGAATCCGGTATAAAATCCCATAGATACGGTAACAAATAATAGGTCATCATAGTGAGCAGCAGTATAGAAATAATGTTCATCCATACGCCGGTTTTAACCATGTCTGGAATACGCAGGTAGCCAGAACCAAAAACAATAGCATTTGGCGGCGTGGCCACCGGAAGCATAAATGCACAGGATGCTGCAACCGTAACGCCTACCATTAAAATATAGGGATGAGTATTAAAAATAAGGGCAACCGGTACGATAACCGGTAGCAGCATGGCCGTTGTTGCAAGGTTTGACGTTATTTCGGTTAAAAAATTTACTGCGGCAATTAAGATAAAAAGCAGTAGGATCAAGCTTATATTTTCAATAGAAGTGAGCTGCATGCCTATCCATTCCGCAAGGCCAGTTTCAGAAAAAGCACTTGCAAGAGCTAGTCCGCCACCATAAAGCAACAATATTCCCCAGGGGAGCTTTACCGCCTCTTCCCAGTGAAGCAGCATTCCTTTTTCATCCTTTTTAGAGGGGATTAGAAATAGAACGAGCGCAAAAAATACCGCAATGATGGTATCATCTATTTCCGGAAACAAAGGTTGTAGCAAATATGCCCTAAACATCCAGCAAAAAGCTGTGGCTGCAAAAACAACAAGGACGATACGCTCTTCCCTGCTCATTTTTCCCAGGGACGTTATAAGTCGGTTTATTTCCTCCCGTCCTCCCGGAAACTGCTTGGGCATTGCAAGATCGTTGCCTTTAGAAAACGCGAAATGTGTAAGATATAAATAGCAGATAGCAAGTAAGAGTGCAGAAACGGGAAGGCCAAATTTCATCCACTGAATAAAACTTATTTCCACACCGTAGCTTTCTTCCAGTACTCCCGCAAGGATAAGGTTGGGTGGTGTCCCAATCAATGTAGCCATACCTCCTATGGACGCCGCGTACGCGATAGCGAGCATAAGCCCTTTTCCAAAAGTTAGGTGTTCATTGCCCTTAGAGGCGGGATTGTCCTTTAGCTGGGAAACAATTGCCATACCTATAGGCAACATCATTACGGTTGTGGCCGTATTTGAGATCCACATGGAGAGAAATGCGGTAGCTACCATAAATCCCAAAATGATTCGGTTGACGCTCGTACCTATAAGGTTGATTATGTTTAGGGCAATTCGCCGGTGCAGGTTCCATTTTTCTATGGCGATGGCTATTAGAAAACCGCCAACAAATAAATAGACATACTTGTGCCCGTAGCTTGCCGTAGTTATATCCAGGGGCAAGGCACCGCTCATGGGAAATAGAATAATGGGCAGCAAGGCTGTTGCTGCAATGGGCATAACCTCCATCGTCCACCATACCGCAATCCAGGCAGCACACGCCAGTGTGGACTGTGCTGCAGGAGAAAGACCCTCTGGGGCAAAAAAATAGTTGAGGTATACAAAAAGCAATGGTCCCATTATACCGCCAATAATCTTAGT
It contains:
- a CDS encoding DUF3078 domain-containing protein, yielding MKSYHILIVFLFITINQINAQQVLVHFGLDGRELTGMVNAKKARDERASRWTEKNVIGIDLSEVAFVNWNAGGSNSISGLAEMNIVRNYADGKNNWRNSLRARYGVNSQQGQEVRKTDDQLELKSEYGYRRDTISNWFYSARFSFNTQFTNGYNYPNTESTISQFMAPAYIFTGVGFEYGKRIENLSLYASPLTYRSTFVLDQELANRGAFGVTEAIRDADGTIIKEGENVRSELGILLSGSYSTDIMENVRLINDLRLYTDYLNSFGNVDVDWELNFNFKVNTFVVAKLGSHLKYDNDIKLSETNADGKEEVLGARTQWKQQLGVGVIVDF
- a CDS encoding peptide-methionine (S)-S-oxide reductase — encoded protein: MKGNIGKVGMGGGCHWCTEAVFNALKGVINVEQGYIASTNENDSFSEGVLVHYNLNEISLKDLIYVHLHTHASASAHSFRKKYRSAVYSYEKSEIEEVEKIIDELQKNFESTLITRALPFSEFEPSRMSLRQYYEKNKEAPFCQRYIVPKLDFINKNFKELERV
- a CDS encoding formylglycine-generating enzyme family protein, with amino-acid sequence MKSRTYFKKNSMLFMGLTLVGILYSCKDKEAEKTAISKMEVSDTSTLLVEQPEEILKPSGMVWVSGVHFTMGAQHDDKQALPREKPAHPVAVDGFFIDKTEVTNAEFREFIEATGYVTLAEEPIDWDEIKSQLPPGTPRPADSILQPGSLIFNDAIADVYGMSDYSQWWKWKRGANWRHPSGPHSSIEGKDDHPVVHIAYRDALAFCEWANRGLPSEAQWEAAAHGKLNGGIYTWGNDTQMINDKANIWQGEFPVKNLASDGFDGIAPTASFSSNSLGIYDMAGNVWEWTQDWFDVNYYVRALGKGELRNPKGPSKSYNPESPYSRERVIKGGSFLCSASYCSSYRISARMGNTMDSATDHTGFRTVATVEMLTD
- a CDS encoding SLC13 family permease, with the protein product MKTTKIIGGIMGPLLFVYLNYFFAPEGLSPAAQSTLACAAWIAVWWTMEVMPIAATALLPIILFPMSGALPLDITTASYGHKYVYLFVGGFLIAIAIEKWNLHRRIALNIINLIGTSVNRIILGFMVATAFLSMWISNTATTVMMLPIGMAIVSQLKDNPASKGNEHLTFGKGLMLAIAYAASIGGMATLIGTPPNLILAGVLEESYGVEISFIQWMKFGLPVSALLLAICYLYLTHFAFSKGNDLAMPKQFPGGREEINRLITSLGKMSREERIVLVVFAATAFCWMFRAYLLQPLFPEIDDTIIAVFFALVLFLIPSKKDEKGMLLHWEEAVKLPWGILLLYGGGLALASAFSETGLAEWIGMQLTSIENISLILLLFILIAAVNFLTEITSNLATTAMLLPVIVPVALIFNTHPYILMVGVTVAASCAFMLPVATPPNAIVFGSGYLRIPDMVKTGVWMNIISILLLTMMTYYLLPYLWDFIPDSFPSNFRKPN